In Malus sylvestris chromosome 15, drMalSylv7.2, whole genome shotgun sequence, a single genomic region encodes these proteins:
- the LOC126605343 gene encoding uncharacterized protein LOC126605343 isoform X1: MGGGGGGGGGGTVEVVKSHGCSRLSVGLPSQSPSSKALQPFEPASPAASPIGSEAVARSGGGPFAGLVICVTGLSKEARKQVKEATERLGGQYSSQLHPQCTHLVVQSFGGHKFEHALKHGSKNGLSIVTIGWFVDSVRKNVRLSESLYSIKSFGENGMRLDELNRLVGFSGTENSCLPIGVRGAKQLDTNDEPRVSFRGREAIRSTDSSHSALSGHSIYVDLDISSELSNKVTEAARREGATFVDQWFVGCKASHVVCEGSSSRKYLGHSSNIVTPLWVLKTAKEKYVQRLVHMSADLARQVGTMLEELQNGIADGGTDEGKVPEDVQAYRNKASHEKRLQIVNSAKTGVRNRRGLRMQTCQTPMRPITPSSLLDSICWSISEPTSTASIYTESVSAEDGSEHHASVFFDAKGDGKDSEASFANITTPLKESEKCELIFKNHFLTILFPVDRFAEMGPSSRTFFSDNGFTCLQVLDHIYTFYQENMSAHEIEAAIHTDSRHADRLRSVYSSKETAECGYAIFRRIEFLGSRKSFEMLKRVNGDNNSNVYELLIGA; this comes from the exons AtggggggtggtggtggtggcggtggggGTGGGACAGTGGAAGTGGTGAAGAGCCACGGTTGCTCTCGGCTGTCTGTTGGGTTACCATCTCAATCGCCTTCCTCTAAAGCTCTGCAACCATTTGAGCCTGCATCTCCGGCCGCATCCCCTATTGGATCGGAGGCGGTAGCTCGATCAGGCGGCGGACCCTTCGCCGGCCTTGTTATCTGCGTTACTGGTCTATCCAAGG AAGCAAGGAAACAAGTCAAGGAAGCGACTGAGAGATTAGGCGGCCAGTACAGCTCTCAGTTGCATCCTCAATGTACTCATTTGGTGGTCCAA AGCTTCGGCGGACACAAGTTTGAGCATGCTCTGAAACATGGATCAAAAAATGGTCTGTCTATTGTTACCATTGGATGGTTTGTAGATAGTGTAAGGAAGAATG TGAGGCTGAGTGAATCACTTTACAGTATCAAgagttttggagagaatggtATGCGTTTGGATGAGTTGAATAGGCTCGTTGGGTTTAGTGGCACCGAAAATTCTTGTCTGCCTATTGGTGTTCGTGGAGCCAAGCAATTGGACACGAATGACGAACCACGTGTATCTTTTCGTGGAAGGGAGGCTATCAGAAGTACTGACTCTAGTCACTCTGCTTTGTCTGGTCACTCCATTTATGTCGACTTAGACATTTCATCTGAACTGTCTAATAAG GTTACCGAGGCTGCTCGTAGAGAGGGTGCCACATTTGTAGATCAATGGTTTGTTGGTTGCAAAGCCAGTCATGTAGTGTGTGAAGGGTCTTCAAGCCGTAAATATCTTGGCCACTCTAGCAATATTGTTACA CCACTGTGGGTTTTGAAAACGGCCAAAGAGAAGTATGTGCAACGGCTTGTGCACATGTCTGCAGATTTGGCCAGGCAAGTTGGTACGATGCTTGAAGAGTTGCAGAATGGCATTGCAGATGGG GGAACTGATGAGGGAAAAGTCCCCGAAGATGTTCAAGCTTATAGAAATAAAGCAAGCCATGAAAAGAGACTACAGATTGTGAATTCTGCTAAAACTGGGGTTAGAAATCGTCGTGGTCTTCGTATGCAG ACTTGCCAAACTCCAATGCGACCAATAACCCCCAGCAGCCTTTTGGATTCAATCTGCTGGTCAATTTCTGAACCAACATCAACGGCTTCAATCTACACCGAGAGTGTAAGTGCTGAAGATGGTAGTGAACATCATGCATCTGTATTCTTCGATGCAAAAGGTGATGGCAAGGATTCAGAAGCGTCGTTTGCAAACATAACTACGCCGCTCAAGGAAAG tgagaaatgtgaattgatattCAAAAACCATTTTCTTACCATCCTGTTCCCTGTCGATCGATTTGCTGAGATGGGGCCATCTTCTAGGACATTTTTCAGCGACAACGGGTTTACATGCTTGCAAGTGTTGGATCATATCTATACATTTTATCAG GAGAACATGTCAGCCCATGAAATTGAGGCTGCAATCCACACCGACTCAAGGCATGCTGATCGGCTCCGATCAGTGTACTCCAGTAAAGAAACAGCAGAATGCGGGTATGCAATTTTCAGGCGGATTGAGTTTCTAGGCAGTCGTAAAAGTTTTGAAATGTTGAAGCGCGTCAACGGAGACAACAACAGCAATGTGTATGAGCTGTTAATTGGAGCCTAA
- the LOC126605343 gene encoding uncharacterized protein LOC126605343 isoform X2, which translates to MGGGGGGGGGGTVEVVKSHGCSRLSVGLPSQSPSSKALQPFEPASPAASPIGSEAVARSGGGPFAGLVICVTGLSKEARKQVKEATERLGGQYSSQLHPQCTHLVFYSFGGHKFEHALKHGSKNGLSIVTIGWFVDSVRKNVRLSESLYSIKSFGENGMRLDELNRLVGFSGTENSCLPIGVRGAKQLDTNDEPRVSFRGREAIRSTDSSHSALSGHSIYVDLDISSELSNKVTEAARREGATFVDQWFVGCKASHVVCEGSSSRKYLGHSSNIVTPLWVLKTAKEKYVQRLVHMSADLARQVGTMLEELQNGIADGGTDEGKVPEDVQAYRNKASHEKRLQIVNSAKTGVRNRRGLRMQTCQTPMRPITPSSLLDSICWSISEPTSTASIYTESVSAEDGSEHHASVFFDAKGDGKDSEASFANITTPLKESEKCELIFKNHFLTILFPVDRFAEMGPSSRTFFSDNGFTCLQVLDHIYTFYQENMSAHEIEAAIHTDSRHADRLRSVYSSKETAECGYAIFRRIEFLGSRKSFEMLKRVNGDNNSNVYELLIGA; encoded by the exons AtggggggtggtggtggtggcggtggggGTGGGACAGTGGAAGTGGTGAAGAGCCACGGTTGCTCTCGGCTGTCTGTTGGGTTACCATCTCAATCGCCTTCCTCTAAAGCTCTGCAACCATTTGAGCCTGCATCTCCGGCCGCATCCCCTATTGGATCGGAGGCGGTAGCTCGATCAGGCGGCGGACCCTTCGCCGGCCTTGTTATCTGCGTTACTGGTCTATCCAAGG AAGCAAGGAAACAAGTCAAGGAAGCGACTGAGAGATTAGGCGGCCAGTACAGCTCTCAGTTGCATCCTCAATGTACTCATTTGGTG TTTTACAGCTTCGGCGGACACAAGTTTGAGCATGCTCTGAAACATGGATCAAAAAATGGTCTGTCTATTGTTACCATTGGATGGTTTGTAGATAGTGTAAGGAAGAATG TGAGGCTGAGTGAATCACTTTACAGTATCAAgagttttggagagaatggtATGCGTTTGGATGAGTTGAATAGGCTCGTTGGGTTTAGTGGCACCGAAAATTCTTGTCTGCCTATTGGTGTTCGTGGAGCCAAGCAATTGGACACGAATGACGAACCACGTGTATCTTTTCGTGGAAGGGAGGCTATCAGAAGTACTGACTCTAGTCACTCTGCTTTGTCTGGTCACTCCATTTATGTCGACTTAGACATTTCATCTGAACTGTCTAATAAG GTTACCGAGGCTGCTCGTAGAGAGGGTGCCACATTTGTAGATCAATGGTTTGTTGGTTGCAAAGCCAGTCATGTAGTGTGTGAAGGGTCTTCAAGCCGTAAATATCTTGGCCACTCTAGCAATATTGTTACA CCACTGTGGGTTTTGAAAACGGCCAAAGAGAAGTATGTGCAACGGCTTGTGCACATGTCTGCAGATTTGGCCAGGCAAGTTGGTACGATGCTTGAAGAGTTGCAGAATGGCATTGCAGATGGG GGAACTGATGAGGGAAAAGTCCCCGAAGATGTTCAAGCTTATAGAAATAAAGCAAGCCATGAAAAGAGACTACAGATTGTGAATTCTGCTAAAACTGGGGTTAGAAATCGTCGTGGTCTTCGTATGCAG ACTTGCCAAACTCCAATGCGACCAATAACCCCCAGCAGCCTTTTGGATTCAATCTGCTGGTCAATTTCTGAACCAACATCAACGGCTTCAATCTACACCGAGAGTGTAAGTGCTGAAGATGGTAGTGAACATCATGCATCTGTATTCTTCGATGCAAAAGGTGATGGCAAGGATTCAGAAGCGTCGTTTGCAAACATAACTACGCCGCTCAAGGAAAG tgagaaatgtgaattgatattCAAAAACCATTTTCTTACCATCCTGTTCCCTGTCGATCGATTTGCTGAGATGGGGCCATCTTCTAGGACATTTTTCAGCGACAACGGGTTTACATGCTTGCAAGTGTTGGATCATATCTATACATTTTATCAG GAGAACATGTCAGCCCATGAAATTGAGGCTGCAATCCACACCGACTCAAGGCATGCTGATCGGCTCCGATCAGTGTACTCCAGTAAAGAAACAGCAGAATGCGGGTATGCAATTTTCAGGCGGATTGAGTTTCTAGGCAGTCGTAAAAGTTTTGAAATGTTGAAGCGCGTCAACGGAGACAACAACAGCAATGTGTATGAGCTGTTAATTGGAGCCTAA